In Rariglobus hedericola, the following proteins share a genomic window:
- a CDS encoding ABC transporter permease has translation MPHSRWFAVRQEISPSRRRLLGVAAFLLPLLLWSIVSYVPFIWHPNIKVADAGDVSWLRVDTQLNRHEFAELVTQAEAAGTRPPAGIRANPIYLPAPHEVGRALYTAFTTKPVLRGDLWLHESLAMSIKTIFWGFVISSAIGVPLGILCGSFVSASRLTEPFVDFVRYMPAPAFGALMVAVFGIHLEPKIAIIVIGTFFQQVLVVANTVRKVDGGLLEAAQTLGAKRRQLVLRVILPASLPDLYNDLRILLGWAWTYLIVAEVIGVSSGITFFINQQAKYRNFDNVYAAILIIGFIGLATDQALGWIGNRLFTWKNPRPSRFRTFFTRLFAGRDVLLFPDKPSST, from the coding sequence ATGCCGCACTCCCGCTGGTTCGCCGTCCGCCAGGAGATCTCACCGTCTCGCCGGCGCCTGCTGGGAGTCGCGGCATTTTTATTGCCGCTCCTCTTGTGGAGCATCGTCAGCTACGTCCCGTTCATCTGGCATCCCAACATCAAGGTCGCCGACGCCGGTGACGTTTCCTGGCTCCGCGTTGATACCCAGCTCAACCGTCACGAATTCGCCGAGTTGGTCACCCAAGCCGAAGCCGCCGGCACGCGCCCACCCGCCGGCATCCGCGCCAACCCGATTTATCTGCCCGCCCCTCACGAGGTCGGCCGCGCGCTCTACACCGCGTTCACCACCAAGCCCGTTCTTCGCGGCGATCTCTGGCTCCACGAGAGTCTCGCCATGAGCATCAAGACGATCTTCTGGGGCTTCGTCATTTCCTCCGCCATCGGCGTCCCGCTCGGCATCCTCTGCGGTTCGTTCGTCTCCGCCTCGCGCCTCACCGAACCGTTCGTGGACTTCGTGCGCTACATGCCCGCGCCCGCCTTCGGCGCGCTCATGGTCGCCGTCTTCGGCATCCACCTCGAACCCAAGATCGCCATCATCGTTATCGGCACATTTTTCCAACAGGTCCTCGTCGTCGCCAACACCGTGCGCAAAGTCGACGGCGGTCTCCTCGAAGCCGCGCAAACCCTCGGCGCCAAACGCCGCCAGCTCGTCCTCCGCGTCATCCTCCCCGCCAGCCTGCCCGATCTCTACAACGACCTGCGCATCCTTCTCGGCTGGGCGTGGACTTACCTGATCGTAGCCGAGGTCATCGGGGTGAGCAGCGGCATCACGTTTTTCATCAACCAGCAGGCCAAGTATCGCAACTTCGACAACGTTTACGCCGCCATCCTCATCATCGGTTTCATCGGTCTCGCGACGGATCAGGCACTCGGCTGGATCGGCAACCGTCTCTTCACCTGGAAAAATCCCCGCCCGAGCCGCTTTCGCACGTTCTTCACCCGCCTCTTCGCCGGCCGCGATGTCCTCCTCTTTCCGGATAAGCCCTCCTCCACATGA
- a CDS encoding ABC transporter substrate-binding protein gives MRLRHLLLAAAVSTASLLSAAPLKIAYSDWPGWTALAIAEQKGWFKEAGVDVELLWFEYGPSMEAFTAGKVDAVTMTNGDALVTGAGGGKNIAVIVTDYSNGNDMIVAKPGIKSLKDFKGKKVGIEIGFVEHLLLLNGLKKVGLTESDVELVPTPTNQTPQVLASGQVDAIGAWQPNSGEALKAVPGATAIYTSADEPGLIYDVIAVTPQSLAQHRAEWVKVAKVWDKVVAYLADPKTKEDGIKIMAARAGVDPKEYAAFMPGTKFHTLAEGSKVLSAKTTGFDSVLGSSKIANDFNVKNEVYKESQDAASYIDASVSADALKK, from the coding sequence ATGCGCCTACGTCATCTCCTCCTCGCCGCCGCGGTCAGCACCGCTTCCCTCCTTTCCGCCGCTCCCCTCAAGATCGCCTACTCCGACTGGCCGGGCTGGACCGCCCTCGCCATCGCCGAACAAAAGGGCTGGTTCAAGGAAGCCGGCGTCGACGTCGAACTTCTCTGGTTTGAATACGGCCCGTCCATGGAGGCCTTCACCGCCGGCAAGGTGGACGCCGTTACCATGACCAACGGCGACGCCCTCGTCACCGGCGCCGGCGGCGGTAAAAACATCGCCGTCATCGTCACCGATTATTCCAACGGTAATGACATGATCGTCGCCAAACCCGGCATCAAGTCCCTCAAGGATTTCAAGGGCAAGAAGGTCGGCATCGAGATCGGTTTCGTCGAACATCTCCTCCTCCTCAACGGCCTCAAGAAAGTCGGCCTCACCGAGTCTGATGTCGAACTCGTTCCCACGCCCACCAATCAGACTCCGCAGGTCCTCGCCTCCGGTCAGGTGGACGCCATCGGTGCCTGGCAGCCCAACTCCGGCGAAGCCCTCAAAGCCGTCCCTGGCGCGACCGCCATCTACACGAGTGCCGATGAACCCGGCCTCATTTACGACGTCATCGCCGTGACCCCGCAAAGCCTCGCGCAACACCGCGCCGAGTGGGTCAAGGTCGCCAAGGTCTGGGACAAAGTCGTCGCCTACCTCGCCGATCCGAAAACCAAGGAAGACGGCATCAAGATCATGGCCGCCCGCGCCGGTGTTGATCCGAAAGAATACGCGGCCTTCATGCCCGGCACCAAGTTCCACACGCTCGCCGAGGGCTCCAAGGTTCTCAGCGCCAAGACCACCGGCTTCGACTCCGTGCTCGGTTCCTCGAAGATCGCCAACGACTTCAACGTGAAGAACGAAGTATATAAGGAATCGCAAGACGCCGCCTCTTACATCGACGCCTCGGTCTCCGCCGACGCCCTCAAGAAGTAA
- a CDS encoding peptide ABC transporter substrate-binding protein yields the protein MTRRFLPVAAALLLLTSSACKRAETRVTAGDRTQTLHLGNLSEPSDLDPQLITSITDAQVSIGLMEGLTAMDPKDAHPVPGVAESWEVSADNLTWTFHLRANARWSNGDPVTARDFAYSIQRILSPNLASEYASILYSLRGAEAYNTGKLTDFSQVGVRVIDDHTLALTLHTPVAYLPSLVMHQSWHPVHKATIEKFGRMDERGTRWTRPGNFVGNGPFTLDAWEPNQVLRLVKSETYWDRDAVRLKAVNFYPIEDRATEEASFRAGQLHVTATIPPDKIATYKRDQPQLLRQEATFASYFLTYNTTKAPLNDVRVRRALALVIDRAALCEKVLLGGRTPAYTFTPPGIAGYEATPGFKEDIAEAKRLLADAGFPDGKGFPRLELLTAKGGSSQMPEAMQQMWKTHLGIDIAIVLQEGRVFFDSLRTHSFDIAPAGWVGDYLDPTSFLDVFRTGGGNNHTGWSSAAYDRLLAEALKAGDNAVRYPLYHQAEQLLINDMPIAPLVYGRRNYLASPSVRGWEPNVLDLHPLKGVYLVP from the coding sequence ATGACCCGACGCTTTCTCCCTGTTGCCGCCGCACTCCTTCTCCTGACCTCGTCCGCCTGCAAACGCGCCGAGACCCGCGTCACCGCCGGAGATCGCACGCAGACGCTCCACCTCGGCAATCTCTCCGAACCGTCCGATCTGGATCCGCAGCTCATCACCAGCATCACCGACGCACAGGTCTCGATCGGCCTGATGGAAGGCCTCACCGCCATGGACCCCAAGGACGCGCACCCCGTCCCCGGCGTTGCCGAAAGCTGGGAGGTCTCCGCGGATAACCTCACCTGGACGTTCCACCTGCGCGCGAACGCCCGCTGGTCCAACGGTGATCCGGTCACCGCCCGCGATTTCGCTTATTCGATCCAACGTATTCTCTCGCCCAACCTCGCCTCCGAATACGCCTCGATTCTCTACAGCCTCCGCGGAGCCGAAGCCTACAACACCGGCAAACTCACCGATTTCTCGCAAGTTGGCGTCCGCGTGATCGACGACCACACGCTTGCTCTCACGTTGCACACGCCCGTCGCCTACCTGCCCTCGCTCGTCATGCACCAGTCGTGGCATCCCGTTCACAAAGCCACCATCGAGAAATTCGGCCGCATGGATGAACGCGGCACTCGTTGGACGCGCCCCGGAAACTTCGTGGGCAACGGACCTTTCACCCTCGACGCCTGGGAGCCCAACCAGGTCCTGCGTCTCGTGAAGAGCGAAACCTATTGGGACCGCGACGCCGTGCGCCTCAAAGCGGTTAACTTTTATCCCATCGAGGATCGCGCCACGGAGGAAGCGTCGTTCCGCGCCGGACAACTTCACGTCACCGCCACCATCCCGCCCGACAAAATCGCCACCTACAAACGCGACCAGCCGCAGCTCCTCCGCCAGGAGGCGACGTTTGCCAGCTACTTCCTCACTTACAATACTACCAAGGCCCCGCTCAACGACGTCCGCGTCCGCCGCGCCCTCGCCCTCGTGATCGACCGCGCCGCTCTCTGCGAAAAGGTGCTGCTGGGCGGTCGCACCCCTGCCTACACCTTCACCCCGCCCGGCATCGCCGGCTACGAAGCCACGCCCGGTTTCAAAGAAGACATCGCCGAAGCCAAAAGACTTCTCGCCGACGCCGGCTTTCCCGATGGGAAAGGTTTCCCGCGCCTCGAACTCCTCACCGCCAAAGGCGGCAGCAGCCAGATGCCCGAAGCCATGCAGCAGATGTGGAAGACTCATCTCGGCATCGACATCGCCATCGTGCTCCAAGAGGGCCGCGTGTTCTTCGATTCGTTGCGCACGCACAGTTTCGACATCGCGCCCGCCGGCTGGGTCGGCGACTACCTCGATCCCACGAGTTTCTTGGATGTTTTCCGCACCGGTGGCGGCAACAACCACACCGGCTGGTCGAGCGCGGCCTACGACCGCCTTCTCGCCGAGGCTCTCAAGGCCGGCGACAACGCCGTGCGCTATCCGCTCTATCACCAAGCCGAGCAGCTCCTCATCAACGATATGCCAATCGCCCCGCTCGTTTACGGACGCCGCAACTACCTCGCTTCTCCCAGCGTGCGCGGCTGGGAACCGAACGTTCTGGATCTCCATCCGCTCAAAGGCGTCTACCTCGTTCCGTAA